A genomic stretch from Festucalex cinctus isolate MCC-2025b chromosome 13, RoL_Fcin_1.0, whole genome shotgun sequence includes:
- the plch1 gene encoding 1-phosphatidylinositol 4,5-bisphosphate phosphodiesterase eta-1 isoform X2, which produces MEEMYFSLFGPSAHKAAASLICGSAEKSAVLAVATLLARNVERIGGTLDAPPKCRLTLIVERCMSVMQSGTQMVKLKAGSKGLVRLFYLDEHRSCIRWKPSRKSEKAKITIDSLYKVTEGGQSDIFHRHPEGSLDPACCFTIYHGNHMESLDLVTSNSDEARTWLTGLRYLMAGISDEDSLAKRQRTHDQWMKQTFEEADKNGDGLLNIDEIYQLLHKLNVNLPRRKVKQMFQEADTDDQQGTLTYDEFAVFYKMMSMRRDLFLLMMAYSDRKDHLTADELANMLRCEQKMVNVTPEFVAEIIDKFEVSDENKQKGVMGIEGFTSLMRSPTCDIFNPLHNDVNQDMEQPLCNYFIASSHNTYLTGDQLLSHSKTDMYAWVLQSGCRCVEVDCWDGPDGEPMVQHGYTLTSKITFKSVIETINKYAFINNQYPVLLSIENHCSIQQQKKIAQYLREVFADKLDVGHVLSRESTTLPSPQSLQGKILIKGKRLPAYLSADAEEGEVSDDDSADEIEDDFKLKNSNGNGHHHQVESHIRKKLDSLLKESRIGDKEDTDSFSIRALLRATHQGLQKNLRQSSRGVLKKSQSRSFITTLKQKRHSKSRLTCQSGEKDEDEQQETSTRDAGGQFNRGGRKRKTMKLSRDLSNLVVFTNSVASQECLNEGTPGDVLSFSETRAQSLVNHRAEHFLAFNQRQLSRIYPSAYRIDSSNFNPQFYWNVGCQLVALNYQTEGRMMQLNRAKFMVNGGSGYVLKPPPMCKGTFNPFSDDPLPACPKKQLVLKIISGQHLPKPPDSMLGDRGEIIDPFVEVEIIGLPVDCCKEQTRVVDDNGFNPVWEETLSFTLHMAEVALVRFLVWDHDPIGRDFIGQRTVAFSSLMPGYRHVYLEGLTEASIFVHVSVHDVYGKGSQLRGIRGLFNRSSKSSTDTNSAGLRKRSISDHLLRRTASAPAKGRKKTKMSLSESAASVSEHKNGAGIEAVGEGVSGKEPGPDKRLQARPPLTHRPMSMPLDRLLQGQLTLCSGDKEHDVGANTVIGSYPFDRATSSSVDLLMKSSASIQKTIQSPSKMDNNWKKDLNKPQEASYLVVGDDNIRTEDDYVNYQADNNRVNQSATSTNKPCRSDKPETSSTSTAFTVAPSVSSSSSSSVPSSVAPLSPVNMDHDLKSPNSLHDSTISRLIDAMSLGNEQDTRGSISALIGQFESTADQNESNHVLTPPRALQDIRSTPTMSGTQNAPQIATPRTTLSPCTIHLADSTSPALFSSPETADLEEVYTILDEEMLSPPVSVYNQKNQSVRVQARSIPSTILASSPVKVAQSLGSQRNKCWNDITTNGGRTVDSEEVEESVYEEVFDPPAPITEQQRSSTQRYTLSPVNKSFRLSHNHVGNTFAGVEVNVDADPTEGRLTSPRQAWEALSSPTKQSAIYQNESTPKYSQQRHPLPYREPQQYPTFSTPCPSSYGKPSYQRPNQQSSIHSSPIQRPIDSKLSKPRPLSHNGYPSPPSNPFTYNQDFIQQRGCLISNGFPQGKQGNQIPNSFHKGRQGYRVTEQNGFSSSESIHVHSSLPANSCRGGGIHSPTTDFDTVYSHVDSVDVASSSESSISQPSCQSRIQVSTPKLSWNQKVTVPQLQSDIKAPKISTLRSLSTGPQSITVDSTINTPCKSKSLGDLTSEDISCNFQSKYHIISRSFITPHMRKQKRLGTMGGGTFQSQSRDPLTEQLRKLVSLEIEDSDREMCQSPQCDQEAQSPQTTSTEPSTSRDIDDSPPPLTRRLSSRSQSRVRHINSRARERQQEALKPRSGGMVNDTAAVVLRNKPASQNSPVNRHSTGSYIAGYLGHLGDRGLPEGACTSSRYGNGDQHADRTCTDNSLPTSDSSNFLSEPEVYFLLRL; this is translated from the exons TGGAGCGATGCATGAGCGTGATGCAGTCCGGGACGCAGATGGTGAAGCTGAAGGCGGGATCCAAGGGGCTGGTGAGGCTCTTTTACCTGGATGAGCATCGCTCCTGCATCCGCTGGAAGCCGTCACGCAAGAGCGAGAAGGCCAAGA TCACTATCGACTCGCTGTACAAAGTGACGGAGGGCGGCCAGTCGGACATCTTCCATCGGCATCCCGAGGGCAGCTTGGACCCGGCGTGCTGCTTCACCATCTACCATGGCAACCACATGGAGTCCCTGGACCTGGTTACGTCCAACTCGGACGAAGCTCGGACCTGGCTCACCGGCCTCCGCTACCTGATGGCCGGCATCAGTGACGAGGACTCTCTGGCCAAACGGCAGCGCACCCATGACCA GTGGATGAAGCAGACGTTTGAGGAAGCTGATAAGAACGGCGACGGCCTGCTGAACATAGACGAGATCTACCAACTCCTCCACAAGCTCAACGTCAATCTGCCGCGGAGGAAGGTCAAGCAAATGTTCCAG GAAGCAGATACGGACGATCAGCAGGGTACGCTTACATACGACGAGTTTGCCGTCTTCTACAAGATGATGTCCATGCGGCGGGACCTCTTCCTGCTCATGATGGCCTACAGCGACAGGAAGGACCACCTGACGGCCGACGAGCTGGCCAACATGTTGCGCTGCGAGCAGAAG ATGGTCAATGTGACTCCGGAGTTCGTGGCAGAAATCATTGACAAGTTTGAGGTGTCTGATGAGAATAAACAAAAAGGTGTCATGGGGATTGAAG GTTTTACAAGCCTCATGCGAAGTCCGACGTGCGACATTTTCAACCCGCTGCACAACGACGTGAACCAGGACATGGAGCAGCCTCTGTGCAACTATTTCATCGCCTCCTCTCACAACACGTATCTGACCGGAGACCAGCTGCTGTCGCACTCCAAGACGGACATGTACGCCTGGGTTCTCCAGTCCGGTTGTCGCTGCGTGGAAG TGGACTGTTGGGACGGTCCAGATGGCGAGCCGATGGTCCAGCACGGCTACACGCTGACTTCCAAGATCACCTTCAAGTCCGTCATCGAGACCATCAACAAATACGCCTTCATCAATAACCA GTACCCGGTACTTCTGTCCATCGAGAACCACTGCAGCATCCAGCAACAGAAGAAGATCGCTCAGTATCTGCGGGAAGTGTTTGCCGACAAGCTGGACGTCGGCCACGTGCTCAGCAGAGAGTCCACCACGCTACCCAGTCCTCAGAGCCTGCAGGGCAAGATTCTCATTAAG GGCAAGCGTCTCCCTGCATATTTGTCTGCGGATGCCGAGGAAGGCGAGGTGTCCGACGACGACAGCGCCGACGAAATTGAGGACGACTTCAAGCTCAAAAACAGCAAT GGCAACGGTCACCATCACCAAGTGGAGTCTCACATCAGGAAGAAGCTGGACTCTCTCCTGAAGGAGTCTCGCATCGGCGACAAGGAAGACACCGACAGCTTCAGCATCAGAGCTCTGCTGAGGGCCACGCACCAGGGCCTTCAGAAGAACCTCCGCCAG AGCTCCAGAGGGGTTTTGAAGAAATCTCAAAGCCGATCCTTCATCACCACACTCAAACAGAAG AGGCACTCCAAATCGCGGCTGACGTGCCAAAGTGGGGAGAAGGATGAGGACGAGCAACAGGAGACGTCCACGCGGGACGCCGGGGGACAGTTTAACAG gggaggaaggaagaggaagacgatgaagcTGAGTCGGGATCTATCGAACTTGGTGGTTTTCACCAACTCTGTGGCCTCGCAGGAGTGTCTCAATGAAG GCACGCCGGGCGACGTGCTGTCATTCAGCGAGACCAGAGCTCAGTCGCTGGTCAATCACCGAGCCGAGCACTTCCTGGCTTTCAATCAGAGGCAGCTGTCTCGGATTTATCCCTCGGCGTACCGCATCGACTCGTCCAATTTCAATCCCCAGTTCTACTGGAACGTCGGCTGTCAGCTGG TGGCGCTCAACTACCAGACGGAAGGCCGAATGATGCAACTCAACCGGGCCAAATTCATGGTGAATGGAGGCAGCGGATACGTCCTCAAGCCGCCGCCCATGTGTAAAG GCACCTTCAACCCATTTAGTGATGACCCACTTCCAGCCTGCCCCAAGAAGCAGCTCGTTCTTAAGATCATTAGCGGACAGCATTTGCCCAAACCGCCGGATTCCATGCTGGGGGACCGCGGAGAG aTCATTGATCCATTCGTGGAAGTGGAGATTATCGGTTTGCCTGTCGACTGCTGCAAGGAACAAACGCGTGTTGTTGATGACAATG GCTTCAACCCGGTTTGGGAGGAAACGCTGTCCTTCACGCTGCACATGGCCGAGGTGGCCCTGGTGCGCTTCCTGGTGTGGGATCACGACCCCATCGGACGAGACTTCATCGGCCAGCGGACGGTCGCCTTCAGCAGCCTCATGCCCG GTTACAGACACGTCTACCTGGAGGGCCTGACTGAGGCGTCCATCTTTGTGCACGTTTCGGTGCATGACGTGTACGGCAAA ggaagtcAACTCCGCGGCATCCGCGGTTTGTTCAACCGCTCGTCCAAGTCCTCCACCGATACGAACTCGGCGGGCCTCCGGAAGCGCTCCATCAGCGACCACCTCCTTCGCCGCACGGCCAGCGCCCCGGCCAAGGGCCGCAAGAAAACCAAGATGTCGCTGTCCGAGTCGGCGGCCTCCGTGTCGGAGCACAAGAACGGCGCGGGCATCGAGGCGGTCGGGGAGGGCGTGTCTGGGAAGGAGCCAGGGCCGGATAAGAGACTCCAGGCCCGGCCCCCCCTCACCCACAGACCCATGTCAATGCCTTTAGACAGGCTTCTGCAAGGACAGCTAACTCTGTGCTCCGGAGATAAGGAGCATGACGTGGGTGCCAACACCGTCATTG GATCTTACCCCTTTGACAGAGCCACGTCTTCCTCTGTGGATCTTCTAATGAAATCATCCGCTTCCATTCAAAAAACCATCCAGTCCCCCTCGAAGATGGACAACAACTGGAAAAAAGATCTCAATAAACCACAGGAGGCCTCTTATCTGGTTGTTGGTGATGATAACATTAGGACCGAGGATGATTATGTCAACTACCAGGCAGATAACAATcgagtcaaccaatcagcaacttCTACCAACAAACCGTGTAGATCAGATAAACCTGAAACTTCTTCAACCAGCACGGCGTTCACAGTTGCGCCTTCGGtgtcctcatcctcctcttcctctgtaCCTTCCTCCGTGGCCCCTCTTTCCCCAGTCAACATGGATCATGACCTGAAGAGTCCCAACTCGCTGCATGACAGCACCATCTCCAGACTCATTGATGCTATGTCCTTAGGCAACGAGCAAGACACGCGAGGCTCCATATCAGCTTTGATTGGTCAGTTTGAAAGCACTGCTGACCAAAATGAGTCAAATCATGTCCTTACTCCTCCCAGGGCGCTTCAAGATATCAGGTCTACTCCAACAATGTCAGGCACCCAAAATGCTCCCCAAATTGCTACTCCAAGAACAACCCTTTCACCATGCACGATTCACCTGGCAGACTCGACCAGCCCTGCTCTATTCTCTAGTCCAGAAACCGCTGATCTTGAAGAGGTCTACACCATTCTAGATGAGGAGATGCTGTCACCCCCTGTATCAGTGTACAACCAGAAAAATCAGTCAGTCCGTGTTCAGGCAAGAAGTATACCATCAACCATCTTGGCTTCTTCTCCAGTAAAGGTGGCTCAAAGTTTAGGGAGCCAGCGCAATAAGTGTTGGAATGATATTACCACAAATGGCGGGAGGACTGTAGATTCCGAAGAGGTAGAGGAGAGTGTGTACGAGGAAGTATTTGATCCACCGGCACCGATAACAGAACAACAGAGAAGTTCTACTCAGAGATACACTCTTTCGCCTGTGAacaagtctttccgattatccCATAACCATGTCGGCAATACTTTTGCAGGGGTGGAGGTGAATGTTGATGCGGATCCAACAGAGGGGAGGTTGACCTCACCAAGACAAGCATGGGAGGCCCTCAGTAGTCCGACAAAACAGAGTGCTATTTACCAAAACGAGTCCACTCCAAAATACTCCCAACAAAGACATCCTCTGCCGTATCGTGAGCCTCAGCAGTACCCAACATTTTCAACACCTTGTCCATCCTCGTACGGTAAACCTTCGTACCAGCGACCGAACCAACAATCCAGCATCCATTCTTCTCCAATTCAAAGACCCATAGACTCTAAACTTTCCAAACCAAGACCACTCAGTCACAACGGCTACCCGAGTCCCCCAAGCAATCCATTTACTTATAATCAAGACTTTATACAACAGAGAGGCTGCCTTATATCAAATGGTTTTCCCCAAGGAAAGCAAGGCAACCAGATCCCCAACAGTTTTCACAAGGGAAGACAAGGATATAGAGTCACAGAGCAAAATGGATTCTCTTCTTCAGAGAGTATCCATGTTCACTCTTCTCTGCCAGCAAATAGCTGTAGGGGTGGAGGCATTCACTCACCAACTACTGATTTTGATACAGTGTATAGTCATGTGGACTCTGTTGACGTTGCATCCTCATCAGAGTCTTCAATCTCACAACCAAGCTGTCAAAGTCGAATTCAAGTATCCACTCCAAAGCTTTCTTGGAACCAAAAGGTAACTGTGCCTCAGTTACAGTCCGACATCAAAGCTCCAAAGATTTCAACTCTACGGTCTTTATCAACTGGTCCCCAGTCGATTACCGTCGATTCCACGATCAACACTCCCTGCAAGTCCAAGTCTCTGGGAGATCTGACGTCGGAAGACATATCATGTAACTTTCAGAGCAAATACCACATCATCAGTCGCAGTTTCATCACTCCACACATGAGGAAACAAAAGAGGTTGGGAACCATGGGGGGAGGAACATTCCAGTCCCAATCTCGCGACCCACTGACGGAACAGTTGCGCAAACTGGTTAGTCTTGAGATTGAGGATAGTGATAGAGAAATGTGTCAGTCTCCTCAGTGCGATCAGGAAGCTCAATCCCCACAGACAACGAGCACAGAACCCTCTACTTCCCGCGATATCGACGACTCACCTCCACCACTCACCCGTCGTTTATCCTCCCGTAGCCAAAGCCGAGTGCGCCACATCAACAGCCGTGCCCGCGAAAGACAACAGGAGGCCCTGAAACCACGCTCAGGCGGCATGGTCAACGACACCGCCGCCGTCGTTTTGAGGAATAAACCAGCCTCACAGAATTCACCTGTGAACAGACACTCGACCGGCTCTTACATTGCAGGTTATTTAGGCCATCTGGGGGACAGGGGACTTCCCGAGGGAGCTTGTACTTCGTCACGGTATGGAAATGGCGATCAACATGCAGATCGCACCTGCACCGATAACTCACTTCCAACGTCAGACTCCTCCAACTTTTTGTCAGAGCCAGAGGTCTACTTCCTGCTTCGACTTTAG
- the plch1 gene encoding 1-phosphatidylinositol 4,5-bisphosphate phosphodiesterase eta-1 isoform X4 has protein sequence MSVMQSGTQMVKLKAGSKGLVRLFYLDEHRSCIRWKPSRKSEKAKITIDSLYKVTEGGQSDIFHRHPEGSLDPACCFTIYHGNHMESLDLVTSNSDEARTWLTGLRYLMAGISDEDSLAKRQRTHDQWMKQTFEEADKNGDGLLNIDEIYQLLHKLNVNLPRRKVKQMFQEADTDDQQGTLTYDEFAVFYKMMSMRRDLFLLMMAYSDRKDHLTADELANMLRCEQKMVNVTPEFVAEIIDKFEVSDENKQKGVMGIEGFTSLMRSPTCDIFNPLHNDVNQDMEQPLCNYFIASSHNTYLTGDQLLSHSKTDMYAWVLQSGCRCVEVDCWDGPDGEPMVQHGYTLTSKITFKSVIETINKYAFINNQYPVLLSIENHCSIQQQKKIAQYLREVFADKLDVGHVLSRESTTLPSPQSLQGKILIKGKRLPAYLSADAEEGEVSDDDSADEIEDDFKLKNSNGNGHHHQVESHIRKKLDSLLKESRIGDKEDTDSFSIRALLRATHQGLQKNLRQSSRGVLKKSQSRSFITTLKQKRHSKSRLTCQSGEKDEDEQQETSTRDAGGQFNRGGRKRKTMKLSRDLSNLVVFTNSVASQECLNEGTPGDVLSFSETRAQSLVNHRAEHFLAFNQRQLSRIYPSAYRIDSSNFNPQFYWNVGCQLVALNYQTEGRMMQLNRAKFMVNGGSGYVLKPPPMCKGTFNPFSDDPLPACPKKQLVLKIISGQHLPKPPDSMLGDRGEIIDPFVEVEIIGLPVDCCKEQTRVVDDNGFNPVWEETLSFTLHMAEVALVRFLVWDHDPIGRDFIGQRTVAFSSLMPGYRHVYLEGLTEASIFVHVSVHDVYGKWSPLVLNPSFTIMHFLGSSKGSQLRGIRGLFNRSSKSSTDTNSAGLRKRSISDHLLRRTASAPAKGRKKTKMSLSESAASVSEHKNGAGIEAVGEGVSGKEPGPDKRLQARPPLTHRPMSMPLDRLLQGQLTLCSGDKEHDVGANTVIGSYPFDRATSSSVDLLMKSSASIQKTIQSPSKMDNNWKKDLNKPQEASYLVVGDDNIRTEDDYVNYQADNNRVNQSATSTNKPCRSDKPETSSTSTAFTVAPSVSSSSSSSVPSSVAPLSPVNMDHDLKSPNSLHDSTISRLIDAMSLGNEQDTRGSISALIGQFESTADQNESNHVLTPPRALQDIRSTPTMSGTQNAPQIATPRTTLSPCTIHLADSTSPALFSSPETADLEEVYTILDEEMLSPPVSVYNQKNQSVRVQARSIPSTILASSPVKVAQSLGSQRNKCWNDITTNGGRTVDSEEVEESVYEEVFDPPAPITEQQRSSTQRYTLSPVNKSFRLSHNHVGNTFAGVEVNVDADPTEGRLTSPRQAWEALSSPTKQSAIYQNESTPKYSQQRHPLPYREPQQYPTFSTPCPSSYGKPSYQRPNQQSSIHSSPIQRPIDSKLSKPRPLSHNGYPSPPSNPFTYNQDFIQQRGCLISNGFPQGKQGNQIPNSFHKGRQGYRVTEQNGFSSSESIHVHSSLPANSCRGGGIHSPTTDFDTVYSHVDSVDVASSSESSISQPSCQSRIQVSTPKLSWNQKVTVPQLQSDIKAPKISTLRSLSTGPQSITVDSTINTPCKSKSLGDLTSEDISCNFQSKYHIISRSFITPHMRKQKRLGTMGGGTFQSQSRDPLTEQLRKLVSLEIEDSDREMCQSPQCDQEAQSPQTTSTEPSTSRDIDDSPPPLTRRLSSRSQSRVRHINSRARERQQEALKPRSGGMVNDTAAVVLRNKPASQNSPVNRHSTGSYIAGYLGHLGDRGLPEGACTSSRYGNGDQHADRTCTDNSLPTSDSSNFLSEPEVYFLLRL, from the exons ATGAGCGTGATGCAGTCCGGGACGCAGATGGTGAAGCTGAAGGCGGGATCCAAGGGGCTGGTGAGGCTCTTTTACCTGGATGAGCATCGCTCCTGCATCCGCTGGAAGCCGTCACGCAAGAGCGAGAAGGCCAAGA TCACTATCGACTCGCTGTACAAAGTGACGGAGGGCGGCCAGTCGGACATCTTCCATCGGCATCCCGAGGGCAGCTTGGACCCGGCGTGCTGCTTCACCATCTACCATGGCAACCACATGGAGTCCCTGGACCTGGTTACGTCCAACTCGGACGAAGCTCGGACCTGGCTCACCGGCCTCCGCTACCTGATGGCCGGCATCAGTGACGAGGACTCTCTGGCCAAACGGCAGCGCACCCATGACCA GTGGATGAAGCAGACGTTTGAGGAAGCTGATAAGAACGGCGACGGCCTGCTGAACATAGACGAGATCTACCAACTCCTCCACAAGCTCAACGTCAATCTGCCGCGGAGGAAGGTCAAGCAAATGTTCCAG GAAGCAGATACGGACGATCAGCAGGGTACGCTTACATACGACGAGTTTGCCGTCTTCTACAAGATGATGTCCATGCGGCGGGACCTCTTCCTGCTCATGATGGCCTACAGCGACAGGAAGGACCACCTGACGGCCGACGAGCTGGCCAACATGTTGCGCTGCGAGCAGAAG ATGGTCAATGTGACTCCGGAGTTCGTGGCAGAAATCATTGACAAGTTTGAGGTGTCTGATGAGAATAAACAAAAAGGTGTCATGGGGATTGAAG GTTTTACAAGCCTCATGCGAAGTCCGACGTGCGACATTTTCAACCCGCTGCACAACGACGTGAACCAGGACATGGAGCAGCCTCTGTGCAACTATTTCATCGCCTCCTCTCACAACACGTATCTGACCGGAGACCAGCTGCTGTCGCACTCCAAGACGGACATGTACGCCTGGGTTCTCCAGTCCGGTTGTCGCTGCGTGGAAG TGGACTGTTGGGACGGTCCAGATGGCGAGCCGATGGTCCAGCACGGCTACACGCTGACTTCCAAGATCACCTTCAAGTCCGTCATCGAGACCATCAACAAATACGCCTTCATCAATAACCA GTACCCGGTACTTCTGTCCATCGAGAACCACTGCAGCATCCAGCAACAGAAGAAGATCGCTCAGTATCTGCGGGAAGTGTTTGCCGACAAGCTGGACGTCGGCCACGTGCTCAGCAGAGAGTCCACCACGCTACCCAGTCCTCAGAGCCTGCAGGGCAAGATTCTCATTAAG GGCAAGCGTCTCCCTGCATATTTGTCTGCGGATGCCGAGGAAGGCGAGGTGTCCGACGACGACAGCGCCGACGAAATTGAGGACGACTTCAAGCTCAAAAACAGCAAT GGCAACGGTCACCATCACCAAGTGGAGTCTCACATCAGGAAGAAGCTGGACTCTCTCCTGAAGGAGTCTCGCATCGGCGACAAGGAAGACACCGACAGCTTCAGCATCAGAGCTCTGCTGAGGGCCACGCACCAGGGCCTTCAGAAGAACCTCCGCCAG AGCTCCAGAGGGGTTTTGAAGAAATCTCAAAGCCGATCCTTCATCACCACACTCAAACAGAAG AGGCACTCCAAATCGCGGCTGACGTGCCAAAGTGGGGAGAAGGATGAGGACGAGCAACAGGAGACGTCCACGCGGGACGCCGGGGGACAGTTTAACAG gggaggaaggaagaggaagacgatgaagcTGAGTCGGGATCTATCGAACTTGGTGGTTTTCACCAACTCTGTGGCCTCGCAGGAGTGTCTCAATGAAG GCACGCCGGGCGACGTGCTGTCATTCAGCGAGACCAGAGCTCAGTCGCTGGTCAATCACCGAGCCGAGCACTTCCTGGCTTTCAATCAGAGGCAGCTGTCTCGGATTTATCCCTCGGCGTACCGCATCGACTCGTCCAATTTCAATCCCCAGTTCTACTGGAACGTCGGCTGTCAGCTGG TGGCGCTCAACTACCAGACGGAAGGCCGAATGATGCAACTCAACCGGGCCAAATTCATGGTGAATGGAGGCAGCGGATACGTCCTCAAGCCGCCGCCCATGTGTAAAG GCACCTTCAACCCATTTAGTGATGACCCACTTCCAGCCTGCCCCAAGAAGCAGCTCGTTCTTAAGATCATTAGCGGACAGCATTTGCCCAAACCGCCGGATTCCATGCTGGGGGACCGCGGAGAG aTCATTGATCCATTCGTGGAAGTGGAGATTATCGGTTTGCCTGTCGACTGCTGCAAGGAACAAACGCGTGTTGTTGATGACAATG GCTTCAACCCGGTTTGGGAGGAAACGCTGTCCTTCACGCTGCACATGGCCGAGGTGGCCCTGGTGCGCTTCCTGGTGTGGGATCACGACCCCATCGGACGAGACTTCATCGGCCAGCGGACGGTCGCCTTCAGCAGCCTCATGCCCG GTTACAGACACGTCTACCTGGAGGGCCTGACTGAGGCGTCCATCTTTGTGCACGTTTCGGTGCATGACGTGTACGGCAAA TGGAGTCCCCTAGTCCTGAATCCCAGCTTTACCATAATGCACTTTCTAGGATCCAGCAAG ggaagtcAACTCCGCGGCATCCGCGGTTTGTTCAACCGCTCGTCCAAGTCCTCCACCGATACGAACTCGGCGGGCCTCCGGAAGCGCTCCATCAGCGACCACCTCCTTCGCCGCACGGCCAGCGCCCCGGCCAAGGGCCGCAAGAAAACCAAGATGTCGCTGTCCGAGTCGGCGGCCTCCGTGTCGGAGCACAAGAACGGCGCGGGCATCGAGGCGGTCGGGGAGGGCGTGTCTGGGAAGGAGCCAGGGCCGGATAAGAGACTCCAGGCCCGGCCCCCCCTCACCCACAGACCCATGTCAATGCCTTTAGACAGGCTTCTGCAAGGACAGCTAACTCTGTGCTCCGGAGATAAGGAGCATGACGTGGGTGCCAACACCGTCATTG GATCTTACCCCTTTGACAGAGCCACGTCTTCCTCTGTGGATCTTCTAATGAAATCATCCGCTTCCATTCAAAAAACCATCCAGTCCCCCTCGAAGATGGACAACAACTGGAAAAAAGATCTCAATAAACCACAGGAGGCCTCTTATCTGGTTGTTGGTGATGATAACATTAGGACCGAGGATGATTATGTCAACTACCAGGCAGATAACAATcgagtcaaccaatcagcaacttCTACCAACAAACCGTGTAGATCAGATAAACCTGAAACTTCTTCAACCAGCACGGCGTTCACAGTTGCGCCTTCGGtgtcctcatcctcctcttcctctgtaCCTTCCTCCGTGGCCCCTCTTTCCCCAGTCAACATGGATCATGACCTGAAGAGTCCCAACTCGCTGCATGACAGCACCATCTCCAGACTCATTGATGCTATGTCCTTAGGCAACGAGCAAGACACGCGAGGCTCCATATCAGCTTTGATTGGTCAGTTTGAAAGCACTGCTGACCAAAATGAGTCAAATCATGTCCTTACTCCTCCCAGGGCGCTTCAAGATATCAGGTCTACTCCAACAATGTCAGGCACCCAAAATGCTCCCCAAATTGCTACTCCAAGAACAACCCTTTCACCATGCACGATTCACCTGGCAGACTCGACCAGCCCTGCTCTATTCTCTAGTCCAGAAACCGCTGATCTTGAAGAGGTCTACACCATTCTAGATGAGGAGATGCTGTCACCCCCTGTATCAGTGTACAACCAGAAAAATCAGTCAGTCCGTGTTCAGGCAAGAAGTATACCATCAACCATCTTGGCTTCTTCTCCAGTAAAGGTGGCTCAAAGTTTAGGGAGCCAGCGCAATAAGTGTTGGAATGATATTACCACAAATGGCGGGAGGACTGTAGATTCCGAAGAGGTAGAGGAGAGTGTGTACGAGGAAGTATTTGATCCACCGGCACCGATAACAGAACAACAGAGAAGTTCTACTCAGAGATACACTCTTTCGCCTGTGAacaagtctttccgattatccCATAACCATGTCGGCAATACTTTTGCAGGGGTGGAGGTGAATGTTGATGCGGATCCAACAGAGGGGAGGTTGACCTCACCAAGACAAGCATGGGAGGCCCTCAGTAGTCCGACAAAACAGAGTGCTATTTACCAAAACGAGTCCACTCCAAAATACTCCCAACAAAGACATCCTCTGCCGTATCGTGAGCCTCAGCAGTACCCAACATTTTCAACACCTTGTCCATCCTCGTACGGTAAACCTTCGTACCAGCGACCGAACCAACAATCCAGCATCCATTCTTCTCCAATTCAAAGACCCATAGACTCTAAACTTTCCAAACCAAGACCACTCAGTCACAACGGCTACCCGAGTCCCCCAAGCAATCCATTTACTTATAATCAAGACTTTATACAACAGAGAGGCTGCCTTATATCAAATGGTTTTCCCCAAGGAAAGCAAGGCAACCAGATCCCCAACAGTTTTCACAAGGGAAGACAAGGATATAGAGTCACAGAGCAAAATGGATTCTCTTCTTCAGAGAGTATCCATGTTCACTCTTCTCTGCCAGCAAATAGCTGTAGGGGTGGAGGCATTCACTCACCAACTACTGATTTTGATACAGTGTATAGTCATGTGGACTCTGTTGACGTTGCATCCTCATCAGAGTCTTCAATCTCACAACCAAGCTGTCAAAGTCGAATTCAAGTATCCACTCCAAAGCTTTCTTGGAACCAAAAGGTAACTGTGCCTCAGTTACAGTCCGACATCAAAGCTCCAAAGATTTCAACTCTACGGTCTTTATCAACTGGTCCCCAGTCGATTACCGTCGATTCCACGATCAACACTCCCTGCAAGTCCAAGTCTCTGGGAGATCTGACGTCGGAAGACATATCATGTAACTTTCAGAGCAAATACCACATCATCAGTCGCAGTTTCATCACTCCACACATGAGGAAACAAAAGAGGTTGGGAACCATGGGGGGAGGAACATTCCAGTCCCAATCTCGCGACCCACTGACGGAACAGTTGCGCAAACTGGTTAGTCTTGAGATTGAGGATAGTGATAGAGAAATGTGTCAGTCTCCTCAGTGCGATCAGGAAGCTCAATCCCCACAGACAACGAGCACAGAACCCTCTACTTCCCGCGATATCGACGACTCACCTCCACCACTCACCCGTCGTTTATCCTCCCGTAGCCAAAGCCGAGTGCGCCACATCAACAGCCGTGCCCGCGAAAGACAACAGGAGGCCCTGAAACCACGCTCAGGCGGCATGGTCAACGACACCGCCGCCGTCGTTTTGAGGAATAAACCAGCCTCACAGAATTCACCTGTGAACAGACACTCGACCGGCTCTTACATTGCAGGTTATTTAGGCCATCTGGGGGACAGGGGACTTCCCGAGGGAGCTTGTACTTCGTCACGGTATGGAAATGGCGATCAACATGCAGATCGCACCTGCACCGATAACTCACTTCCAACGTCAGACTCCTCCAACTTTTTGTCAGAGCCAGAGGTCTACTTCCTGCTTCGACTTTAG